One part of the Hippoglossus hippoglossus isolate fHipHip1 chromosome 11, fHipHip1.pri, whole genome shotgun sequence genome encodes these proteins:
- the LOC117770647 gene encoding ice-structuring glycoprotein-like codes for MMVRFSFGKESGGEQRAFKMIAKTLVFVVILIGQPSNSQTTPAVAGAPSTAPTEKLTAAIIASTSAAAAATAVAASTAAASGATTKELEAAINHAQAAARAATLAADGTASLSLAVTAAKDAAEAAEAVALAAIQAAAKAPASIADVMANIAKEASKAAMAAKAAATAAKAANEAASEAASQKALMATAEAAKAVRDSSNDALATLSAIPAATAAQMTEEARSAMATAKTVAVIAGATALSVESVVKAATANNSEIMTSSTNAAATSATAAAGVQLSTVSGTNVTPSTASPTPGSSAAPTLASTTKATTTAAAATAAAPAAVKAKETAVVASTAAAAAAAAAASAAAAASGPAASTAAMNAAKAAKLAANAAALVAAGAAPVETAAAAARKAADAADVAAQAAVDAALKRGTAGQTQQAAKIAASAIKSANAAKTAAAAATSAAAPNAGPATISETVKAAKSVATASKEAAKQLQDVLSQATGSTAAEKAAIAGAQAVAEMAQATATVATTAAEAAVDAASATSAAALTAIMTSTAQGAVTSASAAATAAEALADQANAAAAGGSGPGNATGSGSGSPSGSGSGSGLDLGLGLGLDLDLEQDQIQEATQQELRVTIKSAWFLWSSPSSLLCFCEEQHNAAAALKD; via the exons ATGATGGTCAGATTCAGTTTTGGAAAAGAAAGcggaggagaacagagagcaTTCAAAATGATCGCCAAGACTTTGGTCTTTGTTGTAATACTGATTG GGCAACCATCAAATAGTCAAACAACACCAGCAGTGGCAGGAGCCCCATCAACAGCACCCACAGAAAAACTAACTGCAGCAATAATAGCGtccacctcagcagcagcagcagcaactgcaGTGGCAgcctcaacagcagcagccagtggagCAACAACCAAAGAATTAGAAGCTGCGATAAACCACGCACAAGCAGCAGCTCGAGCTGCCACCTTAGCAGCAGATGGAACAGCATCATTATCCCTGGCAGTAACAGCAGCCAAAGACgctgcagaagcagcagaagcagtAGCATTAGCAGCAATTCAAGCAGCAGCAAAAGCACCAGCATCAATTGCAGATGTAATGGCAAATATAGCCAAGGAAGCATCAAAAGCTGCAATGGCAGCAaaggcagcagcaacagcagcaaaagcAGCCAACGAGGCAGCTTCAGAAGCAGCATCTCAAAAAGCATTGATGGCAACAGCAGAAGCTGCAAAAGCAGTGAGAGATTCATCAAATGATGCATTGGCGACATTATCAGCAAtcccagcagcaacagcagcacaaatgaCAGAAGAAGCACGTTCAGCAATGGCAACAGCAAAAACAGTGGCAGTCATCGCAGGAGCAACAGCATTGTCAGTAGAATCAGTAGTAAAGGCAGCAACAGCAAACAACTCTGAAATAATGACATCAAGTAcaaatgcagcagcaacaagtgcaacagcagcagcaggcgttCAGCTTTCAACGGTATCAGGGACAAATGTAACACCATCTACAGCAAGCCCCACACCAGGCAGCAGTGCAGCACCAACCTTGGCAAGCACAACCaaggcaacaacaacagcagcagcagcaacagcagcagcacctgcagcagTTAAAGCCAAGGAAACCGCAGTAGTGGcgtcaacagcagcagcagcggctgcggctgcagctgcctcagcagctgctgcagcttctggaCCAGCAGCATCCACAGCAGCCATGAATGCAGCAAAAGCTGCAAAACTAGCAGCAAATGCTGCTGCATTAGTTGCAGCAGGGGCAGCACcagtggaaacagcagctgcgGCAGCAAGAAAAGCGGCTGATGCAGCAGATGTGGCAGCACAAGCAGCAGTAGACGCAGCATTAAAAAGAGGAACAGCAGGACAAACGCAACAAGCAGCGAAGATAGCAGCATCAGCAATTAAGTCAGCAAATGCAGcaaaaactgcagcagcagcagcaacgtCGGCAGCAGCTCCAAACGCAGGTCCAGCAACAATCTCAGAAACTGTTAAAGCTGCCAAATCAGTGGCCACAGCATCAAAAGAAGCAGCAAAACAACTGCAGGACGTTTTATCACAGGCCACAGGGtcgacagcagcagagaaagcagCAATAGCAGGGGCACAGGCAGTGGCAGAGATGGCACAGGCAACAGCAACAGTAGCCACAACAGCAGCGGAAGCAGCAGTAGACGCAGCATCAGCAACAAGCGCAGCAGCACTCACAGCAATAATGACATCAACAGCACAAGGGGCGGTGACATCGGCCTCAGccgcagcaacagcagcagaggcccTCGCTGACCAAGCtaacgcagcagcagcaggtggatcTGGACCTGGCAATGCAACTGGGTCTGGGTCTGGGTCTCCATCTGGATCTGGGTCTGGGTCtgg TCTGGATCTGGGTCtgggtctgggtctggatctggatctggaaCAGGATCAAATTCAGGAAGCAACACAACAGGAGCTGCGAGTTACAATAAAATCAGCCTGGTTTCTGTGGTCATCGCCGTCATCGCTGCTCTGCTTCTGTGAGGAGCAACATAACGCAGCTGCTGCCCTGAAGGACTGA